A window of Calditrichia bacterium contains these coding sequences:
- a CDS encoding LruC domain-containing protein, translating to MRYLRDVFLALIVIILLGSGCKKLVTDDSSDNPQIPATFTYQTNNTLSVRFEAILPTGEQLNNRRCILSTNEFDDDGLPTNIIVEGFTENDGVFETTIEVPFDIRELYMQIAFFGIKNAGVLNPSSGNAVLRLGQGVQQSFAKKTFKQTPKKFSVDTSIYSPNILYMGTWDSRGTPDYLAADTPVPADVLISLNNALPEEVSVFTYHPEYVATGNETNAVTIGEVDLSVIFLHEGTGYPNSFGYYTYPVGNPPATEEDINLNIIFPHVEYEVFSDPTEPWWHTILPGNTVSLGTIPANTEVGWGLLFDSFILSNSTIDPGYYQLYSDPQYNEVVDPAEQQHMVMIKDLAINKVFVGFEQLRRDNYLGKMNDDFNDIVVFFDADSLDLTDVPPVETPPDCDNDGIPDYWDEFPCDPRCSYIIISDYKTLAIEDDWPTMGDKDFNDLVISYKTEKWFNSSNEITDLFITLLVRAAGSDKNNGFGFELNTLESNIKNLTGSQLTTGNIQLSPNGTELGSSNAVIIVFDDVLSLISPIGGATTVNTQEGYQASPIDTINLSIEFDRPLSDLQLNPFIFVDGERGREIHLNNYPPTQMADNSYFNTVDDASDTTMGIYYRTADNNSWALELPLFWEYPFEGRFIDEAYYHYNDWRTSGGSTFTNWYISGYAVQEYIYKPYGLGKGK from the coding sequence ATGAGATACTTAAGGGATGTTTTTCTTGCACTTATCGTAATTATTTTACTGGGATCAGGTTGTAAAAAACTCGTCACCGATGATAGCAGCGATAACCCCCAAATCCCTGCAACGTTTACCTACCAGACAAACAATACACTATCCGTTCGATTTGAAGCCATTTTGCCAACCGGGGAACAGCTAAACAATCGACGATGTATTTTATCCACAAATGAATTTGATGATGACGGTCTCCCCACGAATATTATTGTTGAGGGATTTACTGAAAACGATGGCGTTTTCGAAACTACTATCGAGGTCCCGTTTGACATCCGCGAACTATATATGCAAATCGCATTTTTCGGGATAAAAAATGCGGGGGTCTTAAACCCGTCATCGGGAAATGCTGTTTTAAGATTGGGGCAAGGTGTTCAACAATCATTCGCCAAAAAAACATTTAAACAGACACCCAAAAAATTTTCCGTCGATACCAGCATTTATTCGCCAAATATCCTTTACATGGGCACATGGGACAGTCGCGGAACGCCGGATTATCTAGCCGCGGACACACCAGTGCCTGCGGACGTTTTGATCTCTCTGAACAACGCATTGCCGGAAGAAGTTAGCGTATTCACCTATCATCCCGAATATGTGGCAACCGGCAATGAAACAAACGCTGTAACAATCGGCGAAGTGGATTTGTCGGTGATTTTTCTTCATGAAGGAACCGGTTACCCAAATTCATTCGGGTATTATACTTATCCGGTTGGCAACCCGCCGGCAACAGAGGAAGATATTAACCTTAATATCATTTTCCCACACGTTGAATATGAAGTTTTTTCCGATCCGACTGAACCTTGGTGGCACACGATTCTCCCCGGAAATACGGTTTCTTTGGGAACCATTCCGGCAAATACCGAGGTTGGCTGGGGACTGCTTTTCGATTCTTTCATTTTGTCAAATAGCACCATCGATCCCGGATATTACCAACTGTACTCCGATCCGCAATACAATGAGGTAGTCGATCCTGCGGAACAGCAGCACATGGTGATGATAAAAGATTTAGCCATAAACAAAGTATTTGTGGGATTTGAGCAGCTCCGGCGAGATAATTATCTGGGAAAAATGAACGACGATTTTAACGATATTGTTGTTTTCTTTGATGCAGATTCTTTAGACTTGACAGATGTACCGCCCGTTGAAACGCCACCCGATTGTGATAACGATGGCATTCCAGATTATTGGGATGAATTTCCGTGTGATCCGAGATGTTCTTATATTATAATCAGCGATTATAAAACCTTGGCTATTGAAGATGATTGGCCAACCATGGGTGATAAGGATTTCAATGATCTTGTAATTTCTTACAAGACTGAAAAATGGTTCAATTCATCAAACGAGATAACTGATTTGTTCATTACGTTGCTCGTGCGTGCGGCTGGTTCAGACAAAAATAACGGTTTTGGTTTTGAATTAAACACACTCGAAAGCAATATCAAAAACTTAACCGGGAGTCAGCTTACAACAGGTAATATTCAACTATCTCCCAATGGAACAGAATTGGGGTCATCAAATGCCGTCATCATCGTTTTTGATGATGTTCTTTCATTAATTTCGCCCATCGGTGGCGCAACAACCGTTAATACACAGGAAGGTTACCAAGCGAGCCCTATTGACACAATCAACCTGAGTATTGAATTCGATAGACCTTTGAGTGATTTGCAGTTAAATCCGTTTATATTTGTTGATGGTGAACGCGGGCGTGAAATTCATTTGAATAACTACCCACCTACCCAAATGGCTGATAATAGCTATTTTAACACCGTTGACGATGCTTCGGATACTACTATGGGAATATATTACAGGACAGCAGATAATAATAGTTGGGCTTTGGAACTACCGCTTTTTTGGGAATATCCCTTTGAAGGTAGATTCATTGATGAGGCATATTATCATTATAATGATTGGCGAACCTCCGGTGGATCGACATTTACAAATTGGTATATCTCAGGTTACGCTGTACAAGAATATATCTACAAACCTTACGGTCTCGGCAAAGGAAAGTAA